The Triticum aestivum cultivar Chinese Spring chromosome 4B, IWGSC CS RefSeq v2.1, whole genome shotgun sequence sequence TAGGCCTTTTTTTGTTACTTACAAATTAACTTTTTGAGCCAATGCTTACGGCATGAAGTATTACCTAGAGTTCCTTAATCAATCTGCTTGTCCATCGTTTCATTTGGTTCAATTACTATCAGCAAGAACACATTGTGAAACCGTTAGCTTATGAATGTGTGCTCTTCCTGCATGAAGTATGggaggttttttttcgtcccacctcccatggtttttttggtacctcctcccaccttcgctgggttttttcgtagatttttttcgtcccctccccccacTACATCGGTTTATTTTCgtgtcaccctctcacacaatgaaagaaatctgaacagatcagaactttccatactggcgcaagttatttagtaatgtagaatcaatcacgaacaatctctaaagatcaaatctaaattaattaaccttaccttaaattgctcaatcacattaattagaaaacaaataattgattttcagaaaaaatcgctcaatcacattaaccttaccttaactcatggatggtaatcaatctccaaacaaaggaaacaatacatcgagggagcggtaaataaactccctttcttatgacatgtatatgatcttcccttccctctccgttgTCGAGCGTTCTTAATTCTCGAGGCCCATGCTTGGGCTACGTCACTGGGGCGTGACGGTGCCGGAGGACAAGAacggcgaggccgggtgccgcAGCACCGCGCTggccgcggccggtgaagggggcgaagaagggcggcttccctggccctgggagttggtgcggtggaagcggcacttgaaggacccggcgtgggtggccggcgcgcagacacacttggaagcgggccacatcctccgcgtattcttggagctgtggctagccgatttacatgaaattaattcccttagttgtggtggcaaatataatacacataatccatattgttatgcactagcgtgtgtgtgaaatagattgattatggtcccgtacccaataatatggatatgtgtgtgtatgtgtgtgtgtgtgtgttagagagagggggagagagagagtgaggaaaaGGGAGGcagagagtgtgtgtgaggagtTGATGGTAAAAAATGTCGTCAATGTCatttgatatgtatgagaatattagtattgaactcttaaagttaatgtggcctcATTCCAACGCACGGGTGTTCTTCTAGTACTCGATTAATATGCTTGTGGGAGGTGCCGTGTATCGCATGTAGCGAGCTATACTCTCGCATTGCTCCCGCGCATGCTTTACATAGGCTTGGCCCAACGAGTATGGGCAGAGCTAGAGCGCGATCACCTTTTCTCTTTACTATTCCGGTCAGTTTGAATTTAATTAAAATAGTGAATAAGAAAAGGTTCATGAATTGGAAAAGGAATTCAATTTGGAGAATATTTGCGTTTTGTTTTTGCAAAATTGAGAAATTTAATGAAATTGGAAAATTCAttaatttgaaaattgttcagtgaaaaatgttcatggattcggGAAAAGTATAATATATATATAAATGTGGCCATATTTTATAAAATTGTCCAGTGAACAAAATTTGGAGGAGATTCAGTGAAAAACGTTCGTATAATAGTAAATCTGTGCGGGAAATGTCCATGAATGTGAGAAACGTTCGTGTATTTGAAAAACGggaaaaggagaaaaaggaaaaacagaaaataaaaaaaggaaagaaaaggcaGGATAACCGGTGCATACATCAGACGTTGGGTAATCATATGATATGGATCATCGGATACATTGAATGCTGAATGACGCGTTTGTAATGGTCGTCTAAGACGTTGAAGCGACCATGTATATTCCATTCCAGGTCCGTGCGCTGTGTGAATGATATACACACCCGTGCACGCACGACGCATAGTACATTATGCAACACTTGGTCAAATATAATATAgagaggtttttgttttttgaaaaaataatactATAAAGAAGTTgacttttttttcgagaaaactttcaatctattcatcttcaatcatggatacaacgaatgctagaaataataaaaattacatccagattcgtaaaccacctagcgacgattacaagcactgaagcgagccgaaggcgcgccgctgtcatcgcccctcccgcgccggagccgggcaaaccttgttgtagttgacagtcgggaagtcgtcgtgctaaggccccataaaaccaacgcaccagaacagcaaccgccgttgACGAAGAGTGTAGATCAGAAGGATCTAACCTGAAGACACAGGAACATAtacgaacgacgaacagatccgaaAATACCTTAAACTAATCTGGACTATTTTTTTCCCTTGCAAAACAAGGAAACAAAAAGAGTATGtattccctccgtccaaaaatacttgtcatcaaaatggatagaaaGGGATGTATGcggaactaaaatacgtctagatacatctcctttattcattttcatgacaagtatttccgaacggagggaataGTTTTTGAATTTCGTTGACTTGAGTGCCATCTATGCATGATACAGCGACCCGTGCACGTACTTGGCAAAACATGTCTACTTGCTACTATCCAAGTTAATTAACTCCCTGCAAAACATGTCTAGTCTAATTAATTTAACTCTATGCATAATAGTACATCCGTGCACGATGTCGATCAAACAGCTAGCTAGCAGTAGGTGGAACGCCACAAAAATCCCAGGAATGGCTGTATATATATCTGCAACGGAATGCAGGCCATTACATTACATCCGCGTCCACCACAGAATCAAGTAGTGCTTCTTCCATAGAGGCCATCGTCATGGCGTCTTCATCTCTATCAGTGGCGCTGCTCCTTCTCTGCCTGGCCGCGGCGGCGTCGGCGCAGCTGTCCCCGACGTTCTACGACGCGTCGTGCCCCGGGGCGCTGGCCACCATCAAGAGCGGCGTGGCGGCCGCCGTGAGCAGCGACCCCCGCATGGCCGCGTCGCTGCTCCGGCTgcacttccacgactgcttcgtccaAGCAAGTCCTTCACACACTACTTGTTATTGCTCGGGCCGGTTTCATTTGCTGAACACCAGCGGTTAACCGTGCCTGGCTACGTACATGCAGGGCTGCGACGCGTCCGTTCTGCTGGCCGGCAACGAGCGGAACGCATTCGGGAACGTGGGATCACTGCGGGGCTTCGACGTCATCGACAAAATCAAGGCGACTGTGGAGCAGTCGTGCAAGCGcatcgtctcctgcgccgacatcctcgccgtcgccgctcgcGATTCCGTCGTCGCGGTAAGAACTAATAAGAGGCTCTTCGACCCCCTTAATTAACCGGAAACGTCATTGTGCCGACGTTCGCTGGAAGAGCATGGAAAATCGAACGTTTTCATGGCAATTTATGTTGTCACAAAGATGACAATTTTTTTTAGCAAGCACGGCAAATCCTGGCAAATAATAATCGGTTTTACTTTCCTCGTGCATGCAGGTGGGAGGGCCGTCGTGGACGGTCTCTCTGGGGAGGAGGGACTCCGACACGGCTAGCGAGGCATTGGCCAACCGCGACCTGCCTGCCCCATCGCTCGCCGTCACCGACCTCATCACCCGCTTTGCCGCGAAGGGGCTCAACCTCACTGATATGGTTGCCCTCTCTGGTGCGCACACCATTGGGCAGGCGCAGTGCAAGAACTTCAGGACCAGGCTCTACAACGAGGCCAACATTGATCCGGACTTTGCGATGTTGCGCAACGCCAGCTGCCCTCAGGCTACCGGCTCTGGCGACGGCAATCTGGCCCCGCTGGACTCGATGACCCCGAACATGTTTGACAACACCTACTTCCTCAACCTCCAACTCAACAAGGGGCTCCTGCACTCCGACCAGGTGCTCTACACCCTTGTCGGCGGTGCCACCGAAGACATCGTTGATGGCTTCGCATCTAACCAGGATGCGTTCAACAACGTCTTTGCCGCGGCCATGGTGAAGATGGGAAACATCAGCCCCTTGATTTTCCCACAGGGTCAGGTTAGGCGCATTTGCTCCAAGGCGACCTAAGAATCGCCGGCCGGCCATTTGCCCCGAAATGATAGCCTCGACCATGCATCAACCTGCTGCTTTGAGATCCGGATTAACCACAGTTTTTATCCATAAAATGAGCCatccatgtcttagcatcaccttGTAGTGCCACATACCCCATTATTTCTTTCCTTTGTCGGTCCCTATTGTAATTTTTTGGATCCCATTATTCTTCAATTTGTTTCCCTTCAATACTTTGAATTATTCATAATCTATTCACATTTTGTGTGTGTAAACGGTTCTGTCGGTTTTTTATACGATTTCATAATTTTCTTGAGACAATACTTCAGTTTCACATGTTTCATATCTGTTCCAACACACATATTTACCTTCATTCAATTGAAATTAAGAGTTTAATTAAAAATTCTATCAAGATATAAAAAAGAGTCGTCCCATCTCCGGGTTGTTGGGAGAAAGACAACACCCACTCGACATCTCCTCATGAGTTATCATCACGACTTTTGAGCAGTGCTATAGTTTGGAAGATTATAAGATTTCTATCTTTCCAAAATCCTCACATAGCGTATATGATCGAACCACTAACATACGTTTCCTTTTTAGGAGAGACCAATCCGCGACAGGTTGCTTGCATCACTCACTGCAATCCAGTAAAGGGCCCGGGCCTAGCACGCAGGGAACGGCAGCAGGCTCAATTCAGCGAGGAATATTTTATTCACCTCTACACCGTGGTTTATTATAATAAAAACGTTTACAAATTTGGAAATATtttaaattaattttatttctggCATATAAAAATTTCCACAAATTAAATTTATTTAATACAAAAGTTTTCACGAATTAAAAAATCTAAATTTGAAAAACAATGAATTTAAAACTATTCAAGAAAAAATGATCTTGAATACAAAAACTGTTCATTTTTTAAAAAAGTTACGAATTAAAAAAATACTCATAAAAGTGAAAGTTTGTGAGATAAAAAATAGTtcgtgaatttttaaaaatttcatgATTTGTTTTCAAGTTTTTTTATGAACTTTAAAAAGTTCAGGAATTTGAAAATAGTCATTGATTCAAAGAAGTTTCACCAATTCAAGAAAAATCAGGGATTTGtaatatgttcatgaatttaaaaatgttcactagttcaaaaaaatgttcgtgagtttgaaattgttcatgaattttaaaaaatattcactaaTTACAAAAAAGTACATGAATTCAAAAAGGAGAAAATGTCGAAAAACACAACagagtgataaaaacagaataaaaaaagcTCAAAAGCTTCTGGAAATTTCCGAAAATCACTCGCAGGAAAATTCTCGGTAGGGCATGATGGGCCGACTGGTAGCAAGCGCTTGCAGGCGACGGCGCGCAAGTGCTTGCACTGGGTGACGCATATTATTTGTGCAGTTTTAGTCGGGTGTTTGCCCCTCAAAGAAAAAGTTACTCAGGCACATATACTGGCCCAGCTCCAAACAACCCTGCTCAGAAAGTAAAAGCTTCATTTCTCGAATATATCTATGcggaaaaataattttttttagaacgaagacgctagAGGCGtctggctttaaattaataaagcccagaaTAGGCAGCTTAACCAACCAAATCAATCTTACAGAATGAAACGAAGAGCACAGAGCTCAGGCCAAACTGACGCAGCGAGTTATAAGGTTCTAAATGGCCAAAAGAGCGAGAGGGTTACATGGCACACGGGCCAATCATCGAGCGTGCAGGCTCTCGCACAACCAAAAGGGCTACTCCCAAGGAGTAGCAGCAGGCTCCCTAGCCATCTCGTACATGTGGCGCAGACGGTCCTGAGCTTGTTGCATCTGATCAGCATCCTTGCGTCtcgccaacggactccactgctgcatGAAAAGGTTGCATTCGAAGATGATATTAGCCGGGTGAGTCGGGAAGACCCTTTCAATAGCAATTTTATTCTTGGTAAGCCACATCGCCCAGAACAGGGcccctacgcaagaccacaacacACGTTTACTACTCCCATGGACCGAGTTCAGGATACGCGCGAAATCGCTGGACGACCGCGGGTCCCAGGCTACGCCCGTCGCGGTTCGGACAACACTCCATGCAAACCTCGCCAACGGGCATTGGAAGAAGACGTGGTTCACGTCTTCGACCATGTTACAGAGCGCACACAAGTCTGACACCGACCCCCGCCTTTTGGCGACATTACCTGAGGTGGGTAGTCTGTTTCTGAACAGTTGCCAGAAGAACACCTTGATTTTCAGCGGGAGTCTCGACTTCCAGAGCCCGTTTGCCGTTGGCAAGGTGGGCCCCTGGCAAAGCTTGCGGTACAATGACTTGACCGAGAACTTGCCGGACGCATTGAGGGCTCAGGTCACCATGCATGTCCGCGATCGTGGACAACGTTGTCTAGCCGATGAGCTGATACAACGCCTCGAGGCTTTCCAACTCTAGAGCGTTGAGCTCGCGTCGGAAGTAGACCGCAGGAAGGGATGATGTCAGGGCCGAAGCCACCGTTAGGTCCAGGTCTACCGCGAGAGAGTACAGGTCCTGGAATTGCGACCAAAGCGGTTGGGAGCCAACCCAAAAATCAAGCCAAAACCTAACCGACCGGCCATCACCTATGGAAAACCTAGCCCCCAAGGCAAAGGCCCGACGGAGGGCCTAAAGATTGTTCCAAAAGGGGGAGCCCCGAGCCGCACCTTGGAAGAAATTACCGTTCGGGAAATACTTGGCTCCAAGAATGTCGACCCACAGACGGGTCGCCCCTTGGGAGATCTTCCAAATCCATTTGCACATGAGTGCGACATTTAGGATTCTGGTGTTGGTGATCCCCGGTCCCCCCCCCAAGTCCTTGGGGCGACAGATCGCATCCCACTTAACTAAGTGGTATTTGCGTTTCGGGCCCGAGCCCTCCCAAAAGAAACGTGAGCGAGGCGTGTCCAGTTTGGCGTGCACCCCTTCCGCGAGGAGGAAGAGGCCCATCGCGAACATGGGCAGGGAGGATAGGCTCGAGTTCGTGAGCACTAGCCTAGCCGCAACGAGAGGAATTTTCCGCGCCATGGGCGCACCCGCCCCCTACCTTAGTCCAAAGCAGAGCCCAACCCTTGATCGAGATACGCTTGGAGTCAAGAGGCAGGCCAAGGTACGTGAAAGGTAGCTTGCCAACTTTGCAGTTGAGCAAGTTCGCAATACGTCTGCCGTTCGCAGCGTCCAAGCCCATGGGCAATACTTCACATTTGTGGAAGTTGATCTTCAGCCCGGACTTGAGCTCGAAACTGAGGAGGGTGGCTTTAACCATAGCCACGCTGTGGAGGTCTGGCTGGAATAGCAGTAACGTGTCATCCGCGTACTGCAAAtgggaatccccccccccccccggggataAGGTGTCCCACTACACCTTTGATGTGGCCAGCCTCAATGGCTTTTCTCAGCATTGCAGCCAACACATCAATGACAAAATTGAACAAGATAGGGGACATAGGGTCGCCCTGACGGAGTCTCCGCTTGTTCCGGAAGAAGTGCCCAACTTCTCAATTGACCGAGATCGCAGTCTGGCCCCCCGAGAGCAGCTGCATCACACGGTGAACCCAAACAGCCGAAAAGCCGCGGCTGATGAGAACTTGGCATAAGAAATACCAGTTAACGCAACCGTACGCTTTTTCAAAAACTAGTTTGAGAAGGATAGCAGGTTCGTTCGTGCGTTTGAGCTCGTGAAGCACTTCCTGGAGGGCCAGCGAGCCCTCGAGGATATGGCGGCCCCTAAT is a genomic window containing:
- the LOC123089773 gene encoding peroxidase 2, giving the protein MASSSLSVALLLLCLAAAASAQLSPTFYDASCPGALATIKSGVAAAVSSDPRMAASLLRLHFHDCFVQGCDASVLLAGNERNAFGNVGSLRGFDVIDKIKATVEQSCKRIVSCADILAVAARDSVVAVGGPSWTVSLGRRDSDTASEALANRDLPAPSLAVTDLITRFAAKGLNLTDMVALSGAHTIGQAQCKNFRTRLYNEANIDPDFAMLRNASCPQATGSGDGNLAPLDSMTPNMFDNTYFLNLQLNKGLLHSDQVLYTLVGGATEDIVDGFASNQDAFNNVFAAAMVKMGNISPLIFPQGQVRRICSKAT